A genomic segment from Pseudoduganella chitinolytica encodes:
- a CDS encoding TonB-dependent siderophore receptor, translated as MKVQSVSVAGSLVAGAVLAMPCVAVLAQEVDVVEVVGRRSAGAYHASEADGAKTSLPLRELPQAVRVMSRQSLDDLGATRVDDALDYVGGVSRQNNFGGMWDNIAIRGLAGDSNTGMALLQNGFAGNRGYHGPRDTANIERIEFLKGPAAALYGASEPGGTLNIVTKRPLWRSAQALEAYAGSDDLYRTTLDATGPLAADVAYRINAAAEKRGSMRDFVTTRRTLLAPALTWRAAPGTTVDYRGEWQRHRGLMDRGIAAVGGRLDALPRSRFLGEPADGDLTVANTTHQLTLEHVLREEGGERWALRAGLAWKEGSILGTATESSAALQPDGRTLRRQRRFRDYESRDIVLQAELAGQARWGGIGHDVLLGVEGYRFRNDQRMLRVLPSTTAPYAIDVLAPVYRTPDQLPQVLPATDTRERQRNEALYLQDALRLGDAWRLLAGVRLDRYEQSLVNRRSGVVTTQTPHAVSPRLGVSYLPSPRWTLFANAGRSFRPNSGTDAAGAALAPEHGRAVEAGAKWESADGRAGATLALFDIDKRDVVTADPANPGYSIVAGAVRSRGLDADLTGQLDRHWRANASLSVIDAEVVRDNVLEVGAGLVNVPRVNGSVLLTYEGVAAGRPFGVGGGVTYSARRPGDSRTQVQVAAGTPVFELPGYTQARLTAWWRVTPRLRVSLDIDNLFDRTFYTSSYQSTWVAPGARRAAVLGLQAKF; from the coding sequence ATGAAAGTTCAATCCGTATCCGTAGCCGGTTCCCTGGTGGCCGGCGCCGTGCTGGCCATGCCGTGCGTTGCCGTGCTGGCGCAGGAAGTCGATGTGGTCGAAGTCGTGGGGCGCCGCTCCGCCGGGGCCTATCACGCGAGCGAAGCCGACGGCGCCAAGACCAGCCTGCCGCTGCGCGAACTGCCGCAGGCCGTGCGCGTCATGTCGCGCCAGTCGCTGGACGACCTGGGCGCCACCCGCGTGGACGACGCCCTCGACTACGTGGGCGGCGTCTCGCGCCAGAACAATTTCGGCGGCATGTGGGACAACATCGCCATCCGCGGCCTGGCAGGCGATTCCAATACCGGCATGGCGCTGCTGCAGAACGGCTTTGCGGGCAACCGCGGCTACCACGGCCCGCGCGACACGGCCAATATCGAACGCATCGAATTCCTCAAGGGGCCGGCCGCCGCGCTGTACGGCGCCAGCGAGCCGGGCGGCACGCTCAATATCGTCACCAAGCGGCCGCTGTGGCGCAGCGCGCAGGCGCTGGAAGCCTATGCCGGCAGCGACGACTTGTACCGCACCACGCTGGACGCGACCGGACCGCTGGCCGCCGACGTGGCGTACCGCATCAACGCGGCGGCCGAAAAGCGGGGCAGCATGCGCGACTTCGTGACGACCCGCCGCACGCTGCTGGCACCGGCGCTGACCTGGCGCGCAGCGCCCGGCACCACCGTCGACTACCGCGGCGAATGGCAACGGCACCGGGGCCTGATGGACCGCGGCATCGCTGCCGTCGGCGGCCGCCTGGATGCGCTGCCGCGCTCGCGCTTCCTGGGCGAGCCGGCCGACGGCGACCTGACTGTCGCCAATACCACCCACCAGCTGACGCTGGAACACGTGTTGCGCGAAGAGGGCGGCGAGCGCTGGGCCCTGCGGGCCGGACTGGCCTGGAAGGAAGGGTCGATCCTGGGCACCGCGACGGAAAGCTCGGCCGCGCTGCAGCCGGACGGGCGCACCCTGCGGCGCCAGCGCCGCTTCCGCGACTACGAGTCGCGCGATATCGTGCTGCAGGCCGAGCTGGCCGGCCAGGCGCGCTGGGGCGGTATCGGCCATGACGTGCTGCTGGGTGTCGAGGGCTACCGCTTCCGCAACGACCAGCGGATGCTGCGCGTGCTGCCCAGTACCACGGCGCCTTACGCGATCGACGTGCTGGCCCCGGTCTACCGCACGCCGGACCAGCTGCCGCAGGTGCTGCCGGCCACCGACACGCGCGAACGGCAGCGCAACGAGGCGCTGTACCTGCAGGATGCGCTGCGCCTGGGCGACGCCTGGCGCCTGCTGGCTGGCGTGCGGCTGGACCGCTACGAGCAGTCGCTGGTCAACCGCCGCAGTGGCGTCGTCACCACGCAGACCCCGCATGCCGTATCGCCGCGCCTGGGCGTGTCGTACCTGCCCTCGCCGCGCTGGACGCTGTTCGCCAATGCCGGCCGCTCGTTCCGGCCCAACAGCGGCACCGACGCGGCGGGGGCCGCGCTGGCGCCGGAACACGGCCGGGCGGTCGAAGCCGGCGCCAAATGGGAGAGCGCGGACGGTCGCGCGGGCGCCACGCTGGCATTGTTCGACATCGACAAGCGCGACGTGGTCACGGCCGACCCGGCCAACCCGGGCTACTCGATCGTCGCCGGCGCGGTGCGCAGCCGCGGGCTCGATGCCGACTTAACGGGGCAGCTGGACCGCCACTGGCGCGCCAATGCCAGCCTGTCGGTCATCGATGCCGAGGTGGTGCGCGACAACGTGCTGGAAGTCGGCGCCGGCCTGGTCAACGTCCCGCGCGTCAACGGCAGCGTGCTGCTGACGTACGAAGGCGTGGCGGCGGGGCGGCCGTTCGGCGTGGGCGGCGGCGTGACGTACAGCGCGCGCCGGCCGGGCGACTCGCGCACCCAGGTGCAGGTGGCGGCCGGCACACCCGTGTTCGAGCTGCCCGGCTACACGCAGGCGCGCCTGACCGCGTGGTG
- a CDS encoding TonB-dependent receptor, which yields MNTSRETSITVRPTALALALAVIGTGAGAPAWAQEPGADPAVVVVTGFRASLNSALNTKKNSDGIVDVIKAEDIAKFPDANLAESLQRVPGVALARGDGGEGKQITVRGLNAGFTRVRINGIEGVAATGSSDINGSTNRSRGFDFSVFASELFNSLEVRKTSEAAVEEGSLGATVDLRTARPFDFKGRTFSLGAQQFHNTLTEKTQPRMTALLSDRWDTAYGKFGALVSGAYAKRRATEEGYEGVELLSASFDGGFCSPLGATPQNPASSAVKGIDAANCGVGVPRTGSAAAWTDVMGRTDDYGGTVAAPPPGSGAFHPRLPRYRRSQTDYERTGLTGALQWRPSPATELNLDLMYGKFANKRYDNYISAISFARSLAQANGKPQTSIVDAHFDANGSWDYGKFNGVDIRTEGLLDVYTTRFRQHVLSGSHRFSDRLKVNFLHGTSDSELDEPMRATVQFDAPNVNGFEFDFRNNRNVPTLNFGIDVANPANFTFGPQEADGTLHGQFVGRYLNTRNKLRTTELNGSWEVNDRATVKLGVSRRENAWSNLEIGSGGNGLALPAGVTLASLTRQITGFGSGLGGSGVPSSWTAVDLDKLRAVYDIECHCAAVPGSEYNVLGQANRRVEEKIDALYGMVDFNYDLAGISWRGNVGVRGAETTATSMALVNANGALVPNVVTKKYRDWLPALNLTAQLPRDVFLRFSAGKTLSRPEYVDLTPSATVAPFAQAVSIGNGELDPIRARTYDLQAEWYYAKNAMVSLGVFRKEIDSFIQTVSERAVYSSLGLPNELLLGGGCSLTGGTPGCPTLPSSTVVVSRKVNTPGGPLNGLEANLQAPFSFLPGRWSNLGLLANYTYVKSKITYITRVDNPNTAANEQLTVTDNFTGLSPRAANLTLYYEDPKFSARVSAAHRSSYLLAVLGDVQGHDNTIVDASTNVDFSLSYNLTPQLRVSFEGQNVTDEPLRYGRDTGRDDTLLYVHSGRSFVLGLSYKF from the coding sequence ATGAATACAAGCAGGGAGACAAGCATCACGGTACGGCCGACGGCGCTCGCGCTGGCGCTGGCGGTTATCGGAACGGGCGCGGGCGCGCCCGCGTGGGCACAGGAGCCGGGCGCCGATCCGGCCGTGGTGGTGGTGACGGGCTTTCGCGCCAGCCTGAACAGCGCGCTGAACACGAAGAAGAACTCGGACGGCATCGTCGACGTCATCAAGGCCGAGGACATCGCCAAGTTCCCGGACGCGAACCTGGCCGAGTCGCTGCAGCGCGTGCCCGGCGTGGCGCTGGCGCGGGGCGACGGCGGCGAGGGCAAGCAGATCACCGTACGCGGCCTGAACGCGGGCTTTACGCGCGTGCGCATCAACGGCATCGAGGGTGTCGCGGCCACGGGCTCCTCGGACATCAACGGCAGCACCAACCGCTCGCGCGGCTTCGACTTCTCCGTGTTCGCCTCGGAACTGTTCAACAGCCTGGAAGTGCGCAAGACCTCCGAGGCGGCCGTCGAGGAAGGCTCGCTGGGCGCCACCGTGGACCTGCGCACGGCGCGTCCGTTCGACTTCAAGGGCCGCACGTTCAGCCTGGGCGCGCAGCAGTTCCACAACACGCTGACGGAGAAGACCCAGCCACGCATGACGGCGCTGCTGTCGGACCGCTGGGACACGGCCTACGGCAAGTTCGGCGCGCTGGTCTCCGGCGCCTATGCCAAGCGGCGCGCCACCGAGGAAGGCTACGAGGGCGTGGAGCTGCTGTCGGCCAGCTTCGACGGCGGCTTCTGCTCGCCCCTGGGCGCCACGCCGCAGAACCCGGCCAGCAGCGCCGTGAAGGGCATCGACGCGGCCAATTGCGGCGTCGGCGTGCCACGCACAGGCAGCGCGGCCGCCTGGACCGACGTGATGGGCCGCACCGACGACTACGGCGGCACGGTGGCGGCGCCGCCCCCCGGTTCGGGCGCGTTCCACCCGCGCCTGCCGCGTTACCGCCGTTCGCAGACCGACTACGAACGCACCGGCCTGACGGGTGCGCTGCAGTGGCGCCCAAGCCCGGCGACGGAACTGAACCTCGACCTGATGTACGGGAAGTTCGCCAACAAGCGCTACGACAACTACATCTCCGCCATCTCGTTCGCGCGCAGCCTGGCGCAGGCCAACGGCAAGCCGCAGACGTCGATCGTCGACGCCCACTTCGACGCGAACGGCAGCTGGGACTACGGCAAGTTCAACGGCGTGGACATCCGCACCGAAGGGCTGCTGGACGTCTACACGACCAGGTTCCGGCAGCACGTGCTGTCCGGCAGCCATAGGTTCTCCGACCGGTTGAAGGTCAACTTCCTGCACGGGACGTCGGATTCGGAACTGGATGAGCCGATGCGCGCCACCGTGCAGTTCGACGCGCCCAACGTGAACGGCTTCGAGTTCGACTTCCGCAACAACCGCAACGTGCCGACCCTGAACTTCGGCATCGACGTGGCCAATCCCGCCAACTTCACCTTCGGCCCGCAGGAGGCGGACGGCACCTTGCACGGCCAGTTCGTGGGACGCTACCTGAACACGCGCAACAAGCTGCGCACCACCGAGCTCAATGGCAGCTGGGAGGTCAACGACCGTGCCACCGTCAAGCTGGGCGTGTCGCGCCGCGAGAACGCGTGGAGCAACCTGGAGATCGGCTCCGGCGGCAACGGCCTGGCGCTGCCGGCCGGCGTCACGCTGGCCAGCCTGACGCGCCAGATCACGGGATTCGGGTCGGGCCTGGGCGGCAGCGGGGTGCCCTCGTCGTGGACAGCCGTGGACCTGGACAAGCTGCGCGCCGTCTACGACATCGAATGCCACTGCGCCGCGGTGCCGGGGTCCGAATACAACGTGCTGGGCCAGGCCAACCGGCGCGTGGAGGAGAAGATCGACGCGCTGTATGGCATGGTCGATTTCAATTACGACCTGGCCGGCATTTCCTGGCGCGGCAACGTGGGCGTACGCGGCGCCGAGACCACGGCCACGTCGATGGCGCTGGTTAACGCCAACGGCGCCCTGGTGCCGAACGTCGTCACGAAAAAGTACCGCGACTGGCTGCCCGCGCTGAACCTGACGGCCCAACTGCCGCGCGACGTGTTCCTGCGCTTCTCGGCCGGCAAGACGCTGTCGCGGCCCGAGTACGTGGACCTGACGCCGTCGGCCACCGTGGCGCCATTCGCGCAGGCGGTCTCGATCGGCAACGGCGAACTCGATCCGATCCGCGCCCGCACCTACGACCTGCAGGCCGAGTGGTACTACGCCAAGAACGCGATGGTGTCGCTGGGCGTGTTCCGCAAGGAGATCGACTCGTTCATCCAGACCGTGTCGGAGCGGGCCGTGTACTCGTCGCTGGGCCTGCCGAACGAACTGCTGCTGGGCGGCGGCTGCTCGCTGACGGGGGGCACGCCGGGTTGTCCCACGCTGCCGTCGTCGACGGTGGTCGTCAGCCGCAAGGTCAATACGCCGGGCGGGCCGTTGAACGGGCTGGAGGCGAACCTGCAGGCGCCGTTCAGCTTCCTGCCGGGCCGCTGGAGCAATCTCGGCCTGCTGGCCAACTACACGTACGTCAAATCGAAGATCACGTACATCACGCGGGTGGACAACCCGAACACGGCGGCCAACGAGCAGTTGACGGTGACGGACAACTTCACGGGCCTGTCGCCGCGCGCGGCCAACCTGACCTTGTACTACGAGGACCCGAAGTTCAGCGCGCGCGTATCGGCGGCGCACCGCTCCAGCTACCTGCTGGCGGTGCTGGGCGACGTGCAGGGCCACGACAACACGATCGTCGATGCGTCCACCAACGTCGACTTCTCGCTGTCGTACAACCTGACGCCCCAGCTGCGCGTCAGCTTCGAGGGCCAGAACGTGACGGACGAACCGCTGCGCTACGGCCGTGACACGGGCCGCGACGACACGCTGCTGTATGTGCATTCGGGGCGCTCGTTCGTGCTGGGGTTGAGCTACAAGTTCTGA
- a CDS encoding hybrid sensor histidine kinase/response regulator, whose amino-acid sequence MQSDAQAFLDNGGAMGTRIAAHDWAGHPLGPIEGWPPALRTALGIALGTSFPTFVTWTDNLYMFFNDAYRPVLGAKADWALGRPLREVWSEAWPAVGAIVEQALAGESCFFENFPVTLERNGYPEQTWFTFSYSPVRDERGAVSGLVCLVVEDTAKVLALARHKQAEERLALSLEASGNIGTWSYDADTGATFVDERFARLFQVDAALASAGTDLERFTSMIHGDDRARVVAAIAAAIRDESLYDIEYRIPQLCGKDAWVNARGKVFTDPATGRRRFAGVAVDISARKEAEQARAESERKFRSIANVIPQLVWSATADGVNDYLNHRWQEYTGVPDTAARGAGWHAAVHPDDLPALLDAWQRSLADGSAFQVEHRLRHHADGFRWVLNRALPVRDEAGAITRWMGTLTDVHDHKRAAEDLKAAARRKDEFLAMLAHELRNPLAPISNAAQLLSLAPNDAARVRQSSDVITRQVRHMTNLVDDLLDVSRVTRGLVELDRQEVDMKTVVASAVEQARPLVEARRHALELHVAPAPAWVVGDRTRLVQIVANILNNAAKYTPPGGRIVLAVDTPGDEVRIDVTDNGIGIGANLLPHVFELFTQAERTPDRSQGGLGLGLALVHSLVQLHGGRVEARSEGRDRGSQFTVTLPRTAAPARAVVASADPPAVTSAARAILVVDDNVDAANSLAQVLQSYGHDTRTAAGPGAALAAAAERWPDVFILDIGLPGMDGCELAGHLRALPGARPALFLALTGYGQPHDRQRSRSAGFQHHFVKPVDLPALAGLLAGLA is encoded by the coding sequence ATGCAATCTGACGCCCAGGCGTTCCTGGACAATGGCGGCGCCATGGGCACGCGGATCGCCGCCCATGACTGGGCCGGCCATCCGCTGGGCCCCATCGAAGGCTGGCCGCCTGCGCTGCGTACGGCGCTGGGCATTGCCCTGGGCACGTCCTTCCCCACGTTCGTCACGTGGACGGACAACCTGTACATGTTCTTCAACGACGCCTACCGCCCCGTGCTGGGCGCCAAGGCCGACTGGGCGCTGGGCCGTCCGCTGCGCGAGGTGTGGTCGGAAGCCTGGCCCGCCGTCGGCGCCATCGTCGAGCAGGCGCTGGCGGGCGAATCGTGCTTCTTCGAGAATTTCCCCGTCACGCTGGAACGCAACGGCTATCCCGAGCAAACCTGGTTCACGTTCTCGTACAGTCCCGTGCGCGACGAGCGCGGCGCCGTGTCGGGCCTCGTCTGCCTGGTGGTGGAGGACACGGCCAAGGTGCTCGCCCTGGCACGCCACAAGCAAGCAGAGGAACGCCTGGCGTTGTCGCTGGAGGCGTCCGGCAATATCGGCACCTGGTCGTACGATGCGGATACGGGCGCCACGTTCGTGGACGAGCGCTTCGCCCGCCTGTTCCAGGTCGATGCGGCGCTGGCCAGTGCCGGTACGGACCTGGAACGCTTCACGTCCATGATCCATGGCGACGACCGCGCGCGCGTGGTCGCTGCCATCGCCGCCGCCATCCGCGACGAGTCGTTGTACGACATCGAGTACCGCATTCCCCAGCTCTGCGGCAAGGACGCATGGGTCAATGCGCGCGGCAAGGTGTTTACGGACCCCGCCACGGGCCGGCGCCGCTTCGCCGGCGTCGCGGTCGACATTTCGGCGCGCAAGGAAGCGGAACAGGCCCGGGCCGAGAGCGAACGCAAGTTCCGCTCGATCGCCAACGTCATTCCGCAGCTGGTATGGTCGGCCACGGCGGACGGCGTCAACGACTACCTGAACCACCGCTGGCAGGAATACACCGGCGTGCCCGACACGGCGGCCCGCGGCGCGGGCTGGCACGCCGCCGTCCACCCGGACGACCTGCCGGCCCTGCTGGACGCCTGGCAGCGCAGCCTGGCGGACGGCAGCGCCTTCCAGGTCGAACATCGCCTGCGCCATCATGCGGACGGCTTCCGCTGGGTACTGAATCGTGCACTGCCCGTGCGCGACGAAGCCGGTGCGATCACGCGCTGGATGGGCACCCTGACCGACGTGCATGACCACAAGCGCGCGGCGGAGGACCTGAAGGCGGCCGCCCGGCGCAAGGACGAGTTCCTGGCGATGCTGGCCCACGAGCTGCGCAATCCGCTGGCGCCGATCAGCAACGCGGCGCAGCTGCTGTCGCTGGCGCCCAACGACGCGGCCCGGGTGCGCCAGTCCAGCGACGTCATCACGCGCCAGGTGCGCCACATGACGAACCTGGTGGACGATTTGCTGGACGTTTCGCGCGTCACGCGCGGCCTGGTGGAGCTGGACCGCCAGGAGGTGGACATGAAAACGGTCGTCGCAAGTGCCGTCGAGCAAGCGCGCCCGCTGGTGGAAGCGCGCCGCCATGCGCTGGAACTGCACGTGGCGCCAGCGCCGGCATGGGTAGTGGGCGACCGTACCCGGCTGGTGCAGATCGTGGCCAATATCCTCAACAACGCCGCCAAGTACACGCCGCCCGGTGGGCGCATCGTGCTGGCGGTCGACACGCCTGGCGACGAGGTCCGCATTGACGTCACGGACAATGGCATCGGCATTGGCGCCAACCTGCTGCCGCACGTGTTCGAGCTGTTCACCCAGGCCGAACGCACGCCCGATCGCTCGCAGGGCGGCCTGGGCCTGGGACTCGCACTGGTGCACAGCCTCGTGCAGCTGCACGGAGGCCGGGTCGAGGCCCGTAGCGAAGGGCGCGACCGGGGCAGCCAGTTTACCGTCACGCTGCCGCGCACCGCCGCACCGGCGCGGGCCGTTGTGGCAAGTGCCGATCCGCCCGCCGTGACCAGCGCGGCGCGGGCCATCCTCGTGGTGGACGACAACGTCGATGCGGCAAATTCGCTGGCCCAGGTGCTGCAGTCGTATGGCCATGACACGCGTACGGCCGCCGGGCCGGGCGCCGCGCTGGCCGCCGCCGCCGAGCGCTGGCCGGACGTGTTCATCCTCGACATCGGCCTGCCCGGGATGGACGGCTGCGAACTGGCCGGCCACCTGCGTGCCCTGCCCGGCGCGCGCCCGGCCCTGTTCCTCGCCCTGACCGGCTATGGCCAGCCGCACGACCGCCAGCGTTCGCGCAGCGCCGGCTTCCAGCATCACTTCGTCAAGCCCGTCGACCTGCCCGCCCTGGCCGGGTTGCTGGCGGGACTGGCCTGA
- a CDS encoding zinc ribbon domain-containing protein, giving the protein MSDDQQAYKFSNNYTDLSNSSGLDAGFQFEFYCQRCSDRWRTTFKPYRSAQASGWLSKGASIFGGLLGNASSVLNGLAEAGWHSARDGAFKDALAEGKQHFNRCSACHDYVCGTCFDTENGLCYNCAPNVKVAITRSRAQGEVQSASEIAHDEGRTRGVRHDVRQEMQLVCPQCRAETHGAKFCPECGFKMAQQVQCSGCSTSLEPGTKFCTECGQRQ; this is encoded by the coding sequence ATGTCCGACGACCAACAAGCGTACAAGTTCTCCAACAACTATACCGACCTCAGCAATTCTTCGGGCCTGGACGCGGGCTTTCAATTCGAGTTCTATTGCCAGCGCTGCAGCGACCGCTGGCGCACTACCTTCAAGCCCTACCGCAGCGCCCAGGCGTCCGGCTGGCTGTCCAAGGGCGCCAGCATTTTCGGTGGCCTGCTGGGTAACGCCAGCTCCGTCCTGAACGGGCTGGCCGAAGCGGGCTGGCATTCGGCGCGGGATGGCGCCTTCAAGGACGCGCTGGCCGAGGGCAAGCAGCACTTCAACCGCTGCAGCGCCTGCCACGACTACGTCTGCGGCACGTGCTTCGACACGGAAAATGGCCTGTGCTACAACTGCGCGCCGAACGTGAAGGTGGCCATCACGCGCTCGCGCGCCCAGGGCGAGGTGCAGAGCGCATCGGAGATCGCGCACGACGAGGGCCGCACGCGTGGCGTGCGCCACGATGTGCGCCAGGAGATGCAGCTGGTGTGCCCGCAGTGCCGGGCCGAGACGCACGGCGCCAAATTCTGCCCCGAGTGCGGCTTCAAGATGGCGCAGCAGGTACAGTGCTCGGGGTGTTCCACCAGCCTGGAGCCGGGGACGAAGTTCTGTACCGAGTGCGGCCAGCGGCAGTAG
- the cphA gene encoding cyanophycin synthetase — MNIIEQRILRGRNYYSDKPCVMTLLELDERRPTDELPGFNDAVLAVLPQLVEHRCSIGKYAGFVQALRAGTSLAHVVEHVALALQCEAGTTVSFGRTRPGGAPDRYRVVVAYATEQVALEAVDAAIALVTALAQGAAVDLETWLPALRDTAERHAIGTSTGAILRAAERRGIPYVRLTEQANMFLLGWGSQQKRLQATITGDTGHIAVEIASDKGLTKALLQQAGVPVPEGTAVRTLEQAQRAAARLGGLVTVKPLDGNHGRGVTTRCGTPEEVQIAFERAREHGRTIIVERFIDGDDYRILVAGGRVVAAARRRPPQVTGDGASTIRELVELENRNPARGDGHTNILTKIPLDGLTETALAEQGHSFDTVLPAGVTARLRGNANLSSGGTAEDVTDLLPALTRTLCVRAVQKVGLDVAGIDLVCRDIAAPLAGGNGAFIEINAAPGIRMHEYPSAGTPRDAGAAIVDSMFGDGDGRIPVIAVTGTNGKTTTTLMLEHAVRAAGLHTGCATTEGVYLDGACIQQGDCSGYWSARAVLSAPEVEFAVLETARGGIMKRGLGYDRCDVSVVLNVTADHLGQDGIDSVEQLAEVKGVVARSARKACVLNAEDPLCVQIAGTLPEGVETIYFAVDAEAPVLLRHLERGGRAAYLQDGALILADGQARHRLLWAEEMPAAVEGCARHNIANALAAAAALMATDFGVASIADGLASFVCDGRSNPLRTNIYDVRGIKVIVDYAHNPAAYQALGQMARTLTRGRACAIVTAPGDRRDDTLAAIGAACGAAFDEVVAYEWNAEDRGRARGERAAVIAAGAGPVGKVKLDCGEALRTALARCQPGDVLLFACGSSTDELVDALRVSDPESAERIAQALVA; from the coding sequence ATGAACATCATCGAACAGCGCATCCTGCGCGGCCGTAACTACTATTCCGACAAACCCTGCGTGATGACGCTGCTCGAGCTGGACGAGCGCCGCCCGACCGACGAACTGCCGGGCTTCAACGACGCCGTGCTGGCCGTGCTGCCGCAACTGGTCGAGCACCGCTGCTCGATCGGCAAGTATGCGGGCTTCGTACAGGCCCTGCGTGCCGGCACCAGCCTGGCCCACGTGGTCGAACACGTGGCCCTGGCCCTGCAGTGCGAGGCCGGCACCACCGTCAGCTTCGGCCGCACCCGTCCCGGCGGGGCACCGGACCGCTATCGCGTCGTCGTGGCCTATGCCACCGAGCAGGTGGCGCTGGAGGCGGTCGATGCCGCCATCGCCCTGGTGACGGCGCTGGCGCAAGGCGCTGCCGTGGACCTGGAAACGTGGCTGCCGGCGCTGCGCGACACGGCCGAGCGCCATGCGATCGGCACCAGTACCGGTGCCATCCTGCGCGCGGCCGAGCGGCGCGGCATCCCGTATGTGCGCCTGACGGAGCAGGCCAATATGTTCCTGCTGGGCTGGGGCAGCCAGCAGAAGCGGCTGCAGGCCACCATCACGGGCGACACGGGCCATATCGCCGTCGAGATCGCATCCGACAAGGGCCTGACCAAGGCCTTGCTGCAGCAGGCCGGCGTGCCGGTGCCGGAAGGGACGGCCGTGCGCACGCTGGAACAGGCGCAGCGCGCCGCGGCCCGCCTGGGCGGCCTCGTCACCGTCAAGCCGCTGGACGGCAACCATGGCCGCGGCGTGACGACCCGCTGCGGCACGCCCGAGGAAGTCCAGATCGCATTCGAACGGGCCCGCGAGCATGGCCGCACCATCATCGTCGAGCGCTTCATCGATGGCGACGACTACCGCATCCTGGTCGCGGGCGGGCGCGTGGTGGCGGCGGCGCGGCGGCGCCCGCCCCAGGTGACGGGCGACGGCGCCAGCACGATCCGCGAGCTGGTGGAACTCGAGAACCGGAACCCGGCGCGCGGCGACGGCCATACCAACATCCTGACGAAGATCCCGCTGGATGGCCTGACGGAAACGGCGCTGGCCGAACAGGGCCACAGCTTCGACACGGTGCTGCCGGCCGGCGTGACCGCGCGCCTGCGCGGCAATGCCAACCTGTCCTCAGGAGGCACCGCCGAGGACGTGACGGACCTGCTTCCCGCGCTGACCCGCACCTTGTGCGTGCGCGCCGTGCAGAAGGTGGGGCTGGACGTGGCCGGCATCGACCTGGTCTGCCGCGACATCGCGGCGCCCCTGGCCGGCGGCAACGGCGCCTTCATCGAGATCAATGCCGCACCCGGCATCCGGATGCACGAATACCCGAGCGCCGGCACGCCGCGCGATGCCGGCGCCGCCATCGTCGATTCGATGTTCGGCGACGGCGACGGCCGCATCCCCGTCATCGCCGTGACGGGTACCAACGGCAAGACCACGACCACCTTGATGCTGGAGCATGCGGTGCGCGCGGCCGGCCTGCACACGGGCTGCGCCACGACCGAGGGCGTGTACCTCGACGGCGCCTGCATCCAGCAGGGCGACTGCAGCGGCTACTGGTCCGCCCGCGCCGTCCTGAGCGCGCCCGAAGTCGAGTTCGCGGTGCTGGAGACGGCGCGCGGCGGCATCATGAAGCGGGGCCTCGGTTACGACCGCTGCGACGTCTCGGTCGTGCTGAACGTGACGGCGGACCACCTGGGCCAGGACGGCATCGACAGCGTCGAGCAGCTGGCCGAGGTCAAGGGCGTCGTCGCCCGCTCGGCGCGCAAGGCCTGCGTGCTGAATGCGGAAGACCCACTGTGCGTGCAGATCGCAGGCACCTTGCCGGAGGGCGTCGAGACCATCTACTTCGCCGTCGATGCGGAAGCGCCGGTCCTGCTGCGCCACCTGGAAAGAGGCGGCCGCGCCGCCTACCTGCAGGACGGCGCGCTGATCCTGGCGGACGGCCAGGCGCGCCACCGGCTGCTGTGGGCCGAGGAGATGCCGGCCGCGGTGGAGGGCTGCGCGCGCCACAATATCGCCAACGCGCTGGCGGCGGCGGCCGCCCTGATGGCGACCGACTTCGGCGTGGCCTCGATTGCCGACGGCCTGGCGTCGTTCGTCTGCGACGGCCGCAGCAACCCGCTGCGCACCAATATCTATGACGTGCGCGGCATCAAGGTGATCGTCGACTACGCGCACAACCCGGCCGCCTACCAGGCGCTGGGCCAGATGGCCCGCACGCTGACGCGCGGGCGCGCCTGTGCCATCGTGACGGCGCCGGGCGACCGGCGCGACGATACGCTGGCCGCCATCGGCGCCGCCTGCGGCGCCGCGTTCGACGAGGTGGTTGCGTACGAGTGGAACGCCGAGGACCGCGGGCGGGCCCGGGGCGAGCGTGCCGCCGTGATCGCCGCCGGCGCGGGGCCGGTCGGCAAGGTGAAACTGGACTGCGGCGAGGCGCTGCGCACGGCGCTGGCGCGTTGCCAGCCTGGCGACGTGCTGCTGTTCGCTTGCGGTTCGTCGACCGACGAGCTGGTGGACGCGCTGCGGGTCAGCGACCCGGAAAGCGCCGAGCGCATCGCGCAGGCGCTGGTGGCGTAA